The genomic region GGCCCGCGTCCCCCTCGTCCACGAGGGGATGAACCCGGCCATCGCCGCGTTCATCCGGGGCATCGGGCCGGACACGGTGCGGCGGATCGCCGACCTGTCCGACCAGGACCCGGAAGGGATCGTCTCGGTCAGTGACGACCTCGACCCCAGCCGGGCCGAAGGGACCGAACTGGACTACTACCACGCCGTGGTGACGGGCGCGGCCGACGTACCGCAGGACCTGGACGTGCTCCACGTTCCGGCGGGCACGTGGGCCGTCTTCGAGAACTCCGGCCCCTTCCCGCAGGCGCTCCAGTACCTGTGGCGGGACGTGTTCACGCAGTGGTTCCCGTCCAACCCCTACGAGAGCCGCCCGGGCCCCGAGATCCTCCGGGTCCGGCCGGACGAGTCCGGCGAGGCCGAGACCGCCCTGTGGATCCCGGTCGCCCGGTCGGCTACGCCGACGCGCGGCTGAACCGTACGAAGTCGGCCCACGCTCCAGGGTTGACCGCCAGCTCCGGCCCGGCGGTCACCTTGGAGTCCCGGACGTGGACGGCGGAGGGGCAGGCCGCGACCTCGACGCAGTTGCCGCCTTCGCCGCTGCTGTAGCTCGACTTCTGCCAGGCGAGCGCGACTTCGACGCAGTCGCCGCCTTCGCCACCGCTGTAACTGCTTTTGAACCAGGCCAGTTCGGTGCTCTTCATCGCTCTCCCAGCTTCTTCTCGATCAAGGCCAGGGACTCGTCGGGCGAGAGCGCCTGTGCCCGGATGATCCCATAGCGCTCCGCGTAGATGCGGACTTCTTCGGGGTCAGTGATCAAGCGCGCATGGTTGTAGGTCTCCGTGTAAGCGACCTGTTGCCGGCCCTTCGGGTGCAGGAGGTTGAACGAGCCTTCCATCGCCGGATGTTCGGTACGGCTCGTCGGCATCACCTGGAGGTGCACCGTCCGAAGGCTGCCGATCCGAAGGATCCTCCGCAACTGCTCGCGGTGTACATCCGGGCCCCCGATCGGGCGGTTGAGGATGGCCTCCTCCAGGACGAAACTGAAGGTGGGGGCAGGCCACTTGTCGAAAATCACCTGACGGGACAGCCGGTCGGCCACTCGCTTCTCGACGGTCGCCTCGTCGAGTACCGGCCGCCGGTGCGAGAAGACCGAGCGGGCGTGCGCCTCCGTTTGGAGCAGACCGTGCACTGCCTGAACGCTGTACACGTGGAGGGCCAGAGCCTCGGCTTCGGCCTGGGCGTAATCCCGGAACCAATCCGGATGCCTGGTCCGCGCCCGCTTCAGCGCCTCCCTGACCTCCGGGACCACCGCCTTCAGGACGCCCCGTGCGCCCAGGACGACATCCGCCCGTTCCAGCAGGTCCGGCTGCGGGGTGCGGACACCCCGTTCGATCGCGCCGATCAGGTCCTCGCCGACGTGCAGGAGCGCGGCCAGTTCCTTCTGGTGGAGGTCGGCTGCCTCCCGTAATGCCTTGATCTGTTTGCCCAGGGCACGGAACAGGTGTGCCGTGCCGTCCGCCTCCACCGGGCGCTCGGGGCGTTCTTCGCGGTCTGACAGGTCGTTCATCGGGTGGTCCGCCCTCATCCGTACGGGCCGTACACGAACAGGCCGCATCCCTACGGATCACGCTCGTAGCGCCGCCGCCTCTGGAAAGCGTACGGCTCCGCCGCCACGCTCGGTGAGGTGACGACCGAAATCAGTGACATGGCACAGGCCTTCCAGCAGCGGTTCAGTGCGACGCGCCGCGGGGCCACCCTCGCCCGGCGGCTCGCGCAGGTGCAGCTGGCCTTCTGGGGGGTGCCGTACGGCTGCCCGCTCTCCGACGACGTCGGGCTCGTCGTCGCCGAGCTCGCCGCCAACGCCGTGCTCCACGGGCAGGTGGCCGGGCGGGACTTCGAGCTGCGGCTGGACTACGACGGGCGGGGGAGCGTACGGGTGGCGGTCAGCGACACCCGTGGCGACAACGCGCCGCCGCCGGTGCCTGGGGCCGTCGATCCGTGGTCGGCGGAGGGCGGGCGGGGGCTGCTCGTGGTGGCGGCCGTGGCCGAGGAATGGGGGGTCACGGCGCGGGAGCCCGGGAAGACGGTGTGGGCGGAGGTCGGCGGGCGGGGGCGCGCCCGTGACGACAGGTCCTAGCCCTCCGGGAACTCCGTGAGGCGGTTCACCTCGGCCACGTGGCGGCTGAGGCGGTTGTCCGTGGAGCCCGAGGTGTAGAGGACCGTGCCGACGACGGCGAAGGGGAGGGAGAGCAGGAGGACGGCGAGGAGGTCGGCCCAGTCGCGCTCGACGGCGCAGATGGTGCCTTCCGCGTCGGCGTACGACCCTCTCGTGCCCTCGTAGAAGACCCGCGAGGCGCACTCCCGGTCGCCGCGGCCGTGCTCCACGGTGTACGGGAGCAGCAGCTGGCAGGCGAGCCAGAGCCAGATCCCCGAGGCGACGGCGATCAGGCCGAAGCCCCAGGTCTGCTTGCGGCTCGCCCGCGCGCGGAAGGCGGTGTCGTACACGAGTGCTCTCATCCGGCCGAAACTAGCGGCTGTTGAACCGCTACGGGCTGCCCGTGCGGCGATGTTCACCGTCTGCGGGCAGCAACTCCACGATCGGCTCCCCCGGGTCGGGCACCCCGGGCCCTGTCGGAGCAGGTTGGTGCGACCGGCTCCGTTCGCAGAAGTCGTCGCCCCGTCGGTGCCCAGTGGCCCGGGTCGGCGGCCGTGCCGCCCCGGCCTTGGGCGGATGCCGAGGCCGTCGCCGCCGAACACTTCGCGTGCGCACCCGACAACATCACCCAGGGCTGGGACGAGGCCCTCCGCGCCTACGCGAGCGAACCCGTCAGGGTACGGTGAGGCGGCGGAAAAAGGGGTCATGTGGGCATTTCGGGCGGGGACTTGGGTCCCTCTGTCCGCTCGGTCGTGAGAGACCGGTGAAGCCGAGACGAATGGTGCGTCACAACTGCACGGGGGACGGCGAGTCTCTTTCGAATACCTGATAGACAGTGAATATTCACGGCTCGACCAGCCGTGCCGCTGAGGGCTCCTGGGGGGATCGCCGTACTGTGAAGCCGCTTCACCGTCACCTCGTCAACACCTCGCGCAAGGTCCTGTGCACGGCCGCTCTCGCGGCCAGCCTGACCACCGCCGCGGTCGTGACCAACCCGTCGACCGCCGACGCGGGGGAGTCCGAGCCGACCCCGGACAGCCCGCAGGCCGCCGACCGCGGTGATGCACGGCTGGACCTGCCCGGGGACGTCGCCGATCCGCAGGTTCCCGCGGCGGCCGGGACCGCCACGGAGGGGGCCAGCGGGATACCCGCGACCGCCCTCGACGCCTACAAGCGTGCCGAGCTGTCGGTGGCCGCCGCGCTACCCGGCTGCAAGCTGCCCTGGCAGCTGCTCGCCGGCATCGGCCGGGTCGAGTCGGTGCACGCCTCGGGCTACGGGCTGAAGACCGACGGCTACACCGAGAAGCCGATCCGCGGCCCCCGTCTCGACGGCAACGGCTTCGCGGAGATCCGCGACACCGACAAGGGCGAGTGGGACGCGGACGCCGAGTTCGACCGGGCCGTCGGCCCGCTGCAGTTCATCCCCTCCACCTGGAAGACCTGGGGCGCCGACGGCAACGGCGACGCCAAGCGCGACCCGAACAACATCTACGACGCGGCGCTGGGCGCGGGCCTCTACCTGTGCGCGGGCGACCGGGACCTCTCGGACCCGGCCAAGCTCGACTCGGCGATCCTCAGCTACAACAACTCCCGCGAGTACGTGAACACCGTGCTCGGCTACATGCGGCAGTACCAGGACGGCGGCGCCGCCGAGGTGCCGAACCCGCCGGTGGGCAACTACCCGACGCAGCCGCCGGGCACCCGGCCCACCCCGCAGCCGCAGCAGCAGAAGCCGGCCCCGAAGCCCACGCCGACGCCGACTCCGACCCCCACGCCGACTCCGACCCCGACGCCCACCCCGACGCCGACTCCGGCTGCGCACCTGACGGAGCTGTCGGTGCTCGGCGGCCCCGGTCTCACGGCCGAGGCCGGGGCGGCGTTCGCCGAGGCCCCGCGGGTCAAGGCGGTCCTCAGCGACGGCAAGCCCGCCGTCGGGCAGGAGGTCGTCTTCGCGGTCGAGAGCGACACGACCGGCGGCACCGGCTTCCCGCAGGCTCCGGCGAACTCGCTGGTGGTCAAGACGGACGCCCAGGGCATCGCGGCCGCGCCCGGCCTCAAGGCGGGCGCCAAGGAAGGCACCTTCTCCCTGCGGGTCTCGGCCTACGACAAGACGGGTCGGCTCACGGTGACCTTCACCGGCAAGGTGACGCCGAAGCCGTCCGCCGACCGTCTGGCCCGCCCTGAGGGTTCCAAGCCCCTGGAGGCGGTCGCCGGTTCGAGCGTCAAGGGCGTCGAGGTCTTCGCCACGGCCGGCGGCAAGGCCGTGGAGGGTACGGAGACCCGCGCCGACCTGGTGGTGAAGGACGCGGACGGCAAGTGGGTCCCGGTGGACCCGGCGACCGCGAAGGGCCCGTACTTCAAGGACGCGGCCGGCAAGAAGACCTTCAGCCTGCCGCTCCTCGTGGCGGGCGCCGACGGCAAGATCGTCCTGCCGGAGCTCTTCACCGACGCCGACCTCCCCGCGGGGACGTACTCCCTGCGGCTGATCACTCCGCAGAACGTGACCCTGGTCCTGGACAT from Streptomyces sp. NBC_00190 harbors:
- a CDS encoding AraC family transcriptional regulator codes for the protein MLEGLNQAMDHVEARLDGAIDIAELARIAMTSEYHFRRLFSALAGMPLSEYIRRRRLTVAGAEVLAGERTLLDIAVRYGYGSGESFARAFRAMHGVGPGETRQTGAALQSQPRMSFRLVVEGSSSMQYKVVEKDAFKVVGKKARVPLVHEGMNPAIAAFIRGIGPDTVRRIADLSDQDPEGIVSVSDDLDPSRAEGTELDYYHAVVTGAADVPQDLDVLHVPAGTWAVFENSGPFPQALQYLWRDVFTQWFPSNPYESRPGPEILRVRPDESGEAETALWIPVARSATPTRG
- a CDS encoding DUF397 domain-containing protein — its product is MKSTELAWFKSSYSGGEGGDCVEVALAWQKSSYSSGEGGNCVEVAACPSAVHVRDSKVTAGPELAVNPGAWADFVRFSRASA
- a CDS encoding helix-turn-helix domain-containing protein: MNDLSDREERPERPVEADGTAHLFRALGKQIKALREAADLHQKELAALLHVGEDLIGAIERGVRTPQPDLLERADVVLGARGVLKAVVPEVREALKRARTRHPDWFRDYAQAEAEALALHVYSVQAVHGLLQTEAHARSVFSHRRPVLDEATVEKRVADRLSRQVIFDKWPAPTFSFVLEEAILNRPIGGPDVHREQLRRILRIGSLRTVHLQVMPTSRTEHPAMEGSFNLLHPKGRQQVAYTETYNHARLITDPEEVRIYAERYGIIRAQALSPDESLALIEKKLGER
- a CDS encoding ATP-binding protein, with translation MTTEISDMAQAFQQRFSATRRGATLARRLAQVQLAFWGVPYGCPLSDDVGLVVAELAANAVLHGQVAGRDFELRLDYDGRGSVRVAVSDTRGDNAPPPVPGAVDPWSAEGGRGLLVVAAVAEEWGVTAREPGKTVWAEVGGRGRARDDRS